The Sander lucioperca isolate FBNREF2018 chromosome 4, SLUC_FBN_1.2, whole genome shotgun sequence DNA segment agaaagagaaaacgATACTTTATACTGGTAGATGTCAATAAGTTATATCTGCCTTCACCTTTCTTTCCTTGTGATttccctccacctcctcccacCAGATTCAGCAGCTCTGCCTCCAGGTCTTCATCATTTCCCTCatcatccatccctccatccggGGACAGGTTAAGAAGCAGCCCCATCTGAGACACAGCGAGACAGACAGGAGGAAAGACACAGCGAGAGGAGCTGAATCATACCTGTTGTTGGCATACTTACAGTAGATATCATTCACACATCTCATTATCAGACATGACGGGTGTTACCTGTTTGGCTCGCGCTGCCCCTTGACCCCGGGGAGGGGGGTTCCGACTGCGACTCATTTTTACTTCCTAAAAGTTAGGGATAGATTAGTTGAGCCAATGGAAAGACGAATAAAAGGTGATAAACACGTCCATAACTGACAGTATCCACTGCTAGTACACCTGTATAGAGTCGGCACTAACTTCAATAGCAGCCACTACTTTCCATTTTTTGTGTAATAATTCAAACTGTTCCAACTGTTTTGTGTCGAGGTAGCTTATGCTTGTGCTCACtgtagctaacagctagcacaacaaacaataaaaaaatttacATTGCTAATGAATGTAAAGGCAAGATAATTGACGTTACCTTGACGGTTTCACGGACCGTGATGTTAGTGTTCCAGCTAGTCGGGTCGATTATTCAAGTCGGAAACTGCACCGAAAGTATTGGAGAAAAGATTAAACATATACAAGCGGGCAGATTTAATTTAACGTCTAGTTCGAGCTGTCAAAACCGTGAAAACAAGAAGGGTGTGCGAGAGTGTTTTATTTCCTAGGATGGAGAAGGCATGCCCCGCCCTGCTCTATCTTACTCTGCCATTGATTGGCTGATACAGGACGTTACCCTGACATTATTACCATAACCTCACTCCTTCTGCCTAAACCTACAGAGACGGTTTGTGACCAACCCAAACCAGAGCAGGCAGCGAGTAGGGAGGGTCGCGAGTTTTTtatgccttcgccatcctaagAGGGGAACGTATGTGGAATTTACTTCCTACATTGCGTCTCCAGTGGCAACGCACATCGCGCTTTACGTCCAGACGAAAACACACCCATTACTAACGTAAAACACCGACGTCAAGTCCACGCACGGTTCAGgcttttatatatgtcaatgggttCAGgtccgttctcttaatacatccatggttcaGGTGGGAAAAAATATTCCGCGACATTTTGTCACTGTCTACCTACAGGGATTTAACTTAATcagcaaaaaaatgtttatttgaaCCTTAGCAAGTACACTTAGTAACTTTATCCAAGGCATATCTTCAACTTTCTTTATTCAGTCAGTGTTGATGTTCGCTAGCTGCCtacattaacattaattgttagttggctaacgttaTAAGCTAAAGCTAACCATAAGGATATAACCGTAACACTGGAAATTGTTTATGGTAATTATAGGCAATATTTTTTGCTACTAACGTTATGTTGTTATGTCTGTATTGAGttcacttatttattttttttaggaaGAGGAGATGGCCAAATATAAAGCAAAGGTCAACAGCAGTGGTAAAGGAGATGCTATTATCCCACAACATTGGCTAATTTTGGTGTGCTACTGTTGAACAGAAAccatatatgattattattttttttttttaaagacctaCATTTTAAAACTAAATGATAAACACTTTCTTAGCAAATTCTGCTTGTTATACAGCTTGACTTTATCATTAAGACACACTCCTTTAAGTGTTATCAGCTACAGTGATACTTTTAATTGAAATGGTCCTTATGTGTTAAGTCAGCTTAGCTCCACCTCAGACTCGGTCACTCAGGTCAAGGAAAAGGGAATGTCCAAGTGATGAAATCTCAGAGACTGAGGATGTTAAGGCTGCTCTCCATCCTCAGGTAATTTAGGTAATTTGAAATAGAACCTACATGTACATCTTATCAAGCCAGATTTGTTCACAActcattctatttttttttttatttcagaacactGAAGGAGATAATACAGCAGTGGATGCTGCTCTGCTTCAGTGCCACCAGCCCCCTCTGCAGGAATCTATTATGATTTCAACTCAACAGCATGAGGCAGCAGAACAGTCCTGTCTCACCAAACAAgatcctgacacacacaaaaaacatacagaAGCAACAGATGTTTACTTGAATGGGACAGGTAAAGCTTTTGAAGAGCAAGAAGGGACTACAGTCACCAATCCCAACAATGATTCTCAGCCGGAGGGCTTAAGCGTACATGCTGATAATGATGCCACCAAGAGTGGAAAGGGCAAGGATGAAATGACTGCAGAGGAATGTAGCAGATCACCATCTCAAACATGCACTGATCAACTTGAGGTCTTCTTGCCAATCTCTGAAGAAGGTGATGGAAGTGCTTTGGAGGAGCAGCTGGTTGCAGAGGATAACTCTCAATGTAATTTGGAGAAAAATCAAGAAACCAGCCGAGAAGAACCCAGCAATGTGTACATGGCCGATGTCAAGGAAATCACAAAGGACGCAGCAGTGGGCTTACCGGCCAAAAAGAAGCGAAGGATGGGTATGTGTGGTCTGACAGAGAGGGAGCGGAGTCACTTTTTACAGACACAAAAACGTGAGAACGGGCAGAATGGACCGGAGAGAGCTGAGAAGCAGATTTGTAATGACACAGCTGACCTTGTGGCTCAGGAAAAGATTGTATCTTCAACCCCGTTATCATACTCAGTATCCATCCCAGTAGGCAGTGTCACAGAGCAGAGCGAGGCAGAGATAAAACTTCAGTCCAGTCACTGTGGAGAGGATGACAGGTCAGAATAATGTAGTGAGGAACCCAAACTGCATGTTAAATATTCTTACATTTGTAATTTGTACATAATGACAACTACCAGTGTTGGAAAGAGTAGTGTCATTTGCCACTCAAGTTGGATTAACATCTGTCAATAATATGTGTACTCTATTGGAAACATTTCAGGTCATATACACTGTTGTACTAAAGATTTTAGTGAAATCACTGAAAAACACACTCCAAACCAAATATACAGTACTTATTACAATAACAGGTGTAAATGTGATTCATTACTGCCCACTTGATGATAACATTGTTTGTTAACACAGGGCAGAAACTGAAGTCCACATTGCTGTCCCTATCTCAGATGAGACCGGCACTGTGTGTGATCCGGGCTGCTCGAAGGGAAAGAGTTGTGAGGTTGAAGGAGGCATAGTGCCTGATCCAGAGCAAACTGGTGACACAAAGTCAGACCCACCTGCAGAGGAGGAGCTTTTGGGGAATCAGGAGCAGCAGGAACTTGAGGGACGCACAGCTGAGATTGTGGCTGAAAAACCTCAGGAACAAATTAAAGATGGGGAAGATGGGTCAGCACTAGTAGACCAAAGTCCTGCCTTCACTTTTGACTCTAATCCAACTCAAAATGAGGAGACTGAGAACCGGGATGCAATCAAGGCTGCCCTTCTTCAAGTGAATAGTGCAACCAGGGCAAAAGACGAGAAGAAGGAAGCTGATGCTGGGGACAGTGACGGACCTAAAGCAGACACTTCAACCACAGACACCCGGTCAGCGGAATTCAACGCTGTGGAGCTCTGCGAGGCTGCAGTGACACCCAGTGGCTCAGAGAGGAAAGACAGCGTGAGTGGAGGGACAAACTTACAAAATACCAGTTTAATGAAGCTCATAATGTTTATTGAGACCGTCAGAGGTGTTATTCAAGAGTCCTTGTTTGTTATGCAAATAGTTTTTCCAGTGTTGTGCATATGGTCATCCCTTTGCCACATCGCATAATTGTGTAGTGTTTATGGTTAATGCAGTAGCAACAGAAAATACCCAATAttagcgggcgcccatatatagaggtttactccttgacgcagtggccgcaggttcaactctgactgcggccctttgctgcatgtcattccccccctctctcccctttcatgacttcagctgtcctatataaataaaggcctaaaatggccaaaaaaattatcttacaTGAAAATCACCAAATTGATATACTGAATGTTATTTATTACGCTTTTACCTTCTAACTATACAGAAATggttgatttgtttttgttttttgcacaCAGGGGGATTGTGATGATAAACCTGAGGCCCCTCAGACCAGGGACACCGCTGACCCGTTTGGATCTGGGTACTTGGATTACGTGTCAGACTCGCAGCTGAACACCATCGTTCTGACGTAAGGAAGCAGTGAAGGGGGTTAAATCCCACAAGAACCGTGACAgtggggagaaaaaaagggaaGGTTGGGGAAGCAAGTGACCCTTCGCAGACTAGCTCTCCTGATAAACATCCAGTGTAAACAAGCTCAGGGTTTAGCTCATTAGAGGCGTGGGAAACCCAGTGGTGTCTTCTTCCACCTAGACAAACAACTTACTAATGGAATTGAAGTAAGCTCCTTTGACCTCAGAGATTGTTAACAAGGACAGATTACATTGTAACAAAAAATCTGATTAACATGCAGGGAATTCAGATTCGTACTcttgtaaaatgaaaaaaaacaacagaaaatgaagaTTTGCTACAAGCTTATACGGCACTTTTTTATATCCATCCAACTTTTTTACTTTCTCTCCATCCAGTGAGGTGATGGAGAAGGAGGAAGATCTTGGTTCTGCAGACTGTCACGAAGATGCTACAGACCTGATCTGTGGACTCATCAGAGAACTCTCCTCTCTAAAGTTAGTAAATGCTTATTTTTCTATTCTGTCCaatatacagtaccagtcaaaagtttggacacatttTCCTATACAAGTCAATGTGTccaaactttttattttttagattatttttttgggcattttaggcctttatttgacaggacagctgaagacatgaaaggggagagaggggggggaatgacatgcagcaaagggccgcgggtcggagtcaaacccgcggccgctgcgtcgaggagtaaacctttatatgggcgcccgctctaccaactgagctatccgggcgcccagcgtgtccaaacttttgactggtactatatatagataaagataaagatatATGGATATACTGTGTGTACActgtgtgaacaaccaaggaaATGCCAAAGTGAGACTTGGTAAAAACTTGGATGATTTGATGATAATTGTAATGGATAATATATCCCACGCCCACAGGCGACCAGCAGACAGGGCAGACGCGAGTTTTACGAATTGGTACAATGCACCACACCGAGTATGGACGTTGGGATTGAGTTAACCTGGCTATTATGCACAACTGCGCATACACCATACAGAAGCAGGATTTTGGATTCACTCTCACTTGCGAATCGAGTTATTCGAGTGGTTCAAAAAGAATGATTCGTCCGCGAGTCTAACATCACTACTTTAACGTGGGTGGATGGTGTactgagggaaactctgggcaGCAAATCAAACTGATGCACCATTAGTAGTAGCCTAAATACAAACTTGCCCAcaatagagcacatttaaaacaaaaaaatacagatcTGTATGAGGAAACATTTGGTTGAGCTGAGGGGCTAATAGCAATAAATACAGGAACAACATCTTCAACCTGCTTTCAACCTTAATTTGTTCTACTTGTCAAAAGCAAATCTGGTAAAGAAAGTTAATAAATGATTAAAGGCGATAATCAGCATTTTGTTCCTCTGGTTGCTTTCTTCCAGTCGTAAGGTCATGGCCACTCATAGAGAGCTGGAGAACCTGCGCCGTGGCAGTAAAGCTTCCAGGAGCTCCATCCGTTGAGGATTCGTTTCAAGTCCCTGCCATCCTGAGCTTATGGTTGCCCTAATGGTTTGTGGGTAATGAAGGCACTTTTAAATGTTACTATACAACGTTTTTTTACTCTTGTACTATTGACAGCTGGAATGTTCAGTTATATAGCTCAGTTCTTGTTCTCCCCAAATAAAGCAGGGTGTTTATTACGTCAGTAATCTTAAATATTGTGTAATTATTCCATCATTAGTAATACATCCAGAGCTCTGCCCTATATGGCTAGCTTCATATtctattacattattttaaagaatagagagagatgatgacaaacacacacaccaatgttgggaatttacatatttataactTCTGGCATACAATTATTTCACACAGAAATTCAATTTCTTTTAACAAAGTAAGAAGAGCTGAAATGGCATTTTAGAAGAGCCTCAAATAcaatattcaaaataaaaacatgcctCAAGAACAGATATTTACACATCAGAACAAGAACAAGTCActcatattttaaaaaatttaaaatgctgacaTGGTCATAAGGTGTTTACACGTTAGGACTGATGACTGTAGTCTTATAAAGGTTTGACATTTATAATCCTTCAATGCATGAACAGTATGAAACTGGACATTAGGTGACCacgttttaaaaatgtaaaacaatacAGTCCGTTTGAAATAGGTATTTGGTTCTCCTCCCAAACATAATATCTGGCAGTCGTTATTgaacgatgatgatgatgatgatgatgatacaaAATCCAGACGGACGCGGTTACAGAAGGTTAGGCTGACAAAAAGACCAGCTGGAAAATAACTCCAATCAGCATTAGCCTGTAAAAGGCTACACGGCAAACGTGCCAAAGCATGCAAATGAAAACCACACACGTGCTAATAAACAAATCCACACTCCAATAATAAAGGATTCAACCTTATTGCTACCTATACCATCTGTTGGTTCAGCGTCTGCACTTGGCGTACACGGAGCTGTACGCGCTGTCCACTTTGGGGCAGAAGCGCTTAGTATGCGCTTTGGCCCCTGTGGCTCCGCACAGAGGACACACATACTGCCGCAGATAGGGGCACAAAACATCTCCGGCCTGGTTCTTTAGCCAGTGGGATCCGCAAACCAAATCGGACTCCCCGTTGTGCTTGCAGAAACTGCAGAACATGCGTTCAGGTGACGCCGGTAACAACGGAGGATCGGGGCTTTTGAAACGAGTGGTTTTCTTGCGTTCTTTAGGTCCCCGGGAGCCCATCGGTCTTGAAACTAGCTTCAAATCCACTGCGTCTGAAGTATCGGCGCGAAACGGGTCGGTAGTATACCACAAAGCATCAGGTGGGCGTTGATGAGTCAAAGAGCCTGGCAGAGTAGATATACCGGAGAGATCTGGCGCACAGTCTGCCCCGTGGTTGCAAACTGTGTTTGGCCTTATGCGCACAGACATCAGGTCATCAGATTGTGAGTGCGGAGCTTTAGAGGCTGGAAGTGCGGACTCATTGACCCTGTGCCGGCCCAGGATCTCTCTGATTGTGTCCGACAGTCCCATGTAGTCTCTCCAGGGCTGGAAACGTTTGCTGTCAGACTCCATGAAGCGCGGAATGTGATGGAAAAGTCCCCAAACCATGCCGTTCGTTATAGCTCCTTCTTGGCCAAACGTCTTGCCTGCAAAACTCCCTTTCAGTGAGATGATGGGAGTTGTTGACTTTGTAATAACGATGTAAAGGACAGCAGACACACCGGCGCCAGGCACGCGTAACAACGTTTTGAAGTTGGTAATTGTTAATTGAGCACAAGAGGTGAAAGGAAAAAACGCCCCACCGTGCGAGCAGCCAATCACATGAGCTCACGCACCGCACGTGCAGGTCATCAAACAAGCGGAGTGATGCCACTATATATCCACTCATGGCATGAGTTTCATGCCCAGTTTGCACACCAAGAAGcccattagtttttatttttcaggttTTGTTTCTAATATTTAAGTCTCATAATAATTGAAAAAGCATGTTTTTCCGATTTTACTAAGATACTATTAATACCAACATAAGAATAGTTTGGAATATGGTCTATTTAGGggtaaaatgtattataattCATGTAGCAGTAACAATATTGACTGACTGACCTTTAGGTGCTGGTAAAAGATTTGAAGCAGCAACCTTTCCTGTTGAATACAGCTACTACTTTCACTAATCCCTGTACAGATGGGAGACAAAGGAAATATCtaaatacagtggtgctcataagtttatgaacccatgctaaagttgactaaaaagaggaataaaaaagcatttttttggaAATTGAGCTTAATGccttcataaaaaaaattaggaaaaatccaacctttaaggacttTAATGTGtcgcaaataaataaatgttcttccttaaaatacagggggcataagtaagtacatccctatgttaaattcccatagaggcaggcagctttttatttttaaaggccagttatttcatggatccaggatactatgcctcctgataaagttcccttggcctttggaattaaaatagccccacatcatcacatacccttcaccatacctagagattggcatggagtactttccataagatcatctctcaaccagctattaggccaactgaaataaaaccatgccaatttctaggtatggtgaaaaatcaatttacattttttttcaaacagcaCTGTGGAAGGAAATAACActaggaaaaaataaaataagcctttattgattattttaaaaagtgaaaatagtaaggtacagcatttttttttttttttatcaccacCTATCATCAAAATTGTGTTCAAATGACCAGTCTAAGTGTGGAGCTTGTCGTGTGTCTGCTCGGCCTTCCCATGTCTCTGACTGGCCATCAAACTCTCTGGTtttgagagaaaagagaggaatgAGTAATAGCAGTAAtagaaaacatgtttacagtatCATTTGGGCCTGATTAGCTGTGTGTAGagaatgtcatttaaaaaaaagggagaaaatacATTAGCTGTATTTGTTTATTCTGCATCAGCAACACACATTGTCAGACGTAACTCATCCAAAGCACTGAGATTGCAGTGAATGCTTTTGACCACAGGTAAAGCTGTTTTTTCCACGATtcatttttctctctttatgTACACTGCTATCGCTATGAAAGCATGATTTGACTAACCTGCAGTTGTATGACAGATTGAGGGCGGAGTAGAGCTCAGGAGTGCTGGGGGTTTGAACTCTGACTCTTCTCTGATGTGATCCAGAAACAGCGGCTGTCCCCGACTTGGTTGAAGATGGTGTAATGGGAAGACAGCAAGATATGCCGGTGGGCCCCAAACTTGAAAAATCTGCAGTCACGTACACATAATGTGTTAGGACTTTTGAAGTAAATTTATTTCACCACATTAAAACATCAGTCTCCCATCACTCCACTCTTTAATTTAACTGCATACTCACCGAGTCCAGTGCTCTCTCTCCTGTTGTGGCTTGGTGCTCCTTTACCAGACAGAGGGGAGTCCAGCAGATACTGCTGCTTCAGGACAGAGGCCTTCTGTTGCTCAAAATCACGGCGCTGTACACAAAAGATACAAGTTACAGAGTAAGAAGCAGCCTTTTAAGCCAGCATGCAGTGTATGAGGAAACTACTGTAAATGCAcaaaaagagggagagggatCTCTCATCTGTTTGCTCTTCCTGACGTTTGTTCCATTGACATGCCGAATCAAGGGTTTAAAGGACAGAGGGTGTCGTACACCGTACGGATTTAAAGCCCTTTGAGGCAAATTTTCAAAACAATAATAGTCCCTGTCTCATTTTCTTCCCACCTCATGGCTAAGTCGGATTGCAGCATCGGTGAAGGACTGCCTCTCTTTTTTAAAAGTCCGCCTCTGATGATCAAGCTCCACCCAGCGCATCTGAAGACGTTCCCACTCTTCCAAAAAGTAGGAATCAGCCAGTTCACAGGGCACAGGCGAAGCAAAGCTGTCCTGCAGACAGAAAGTAGTATTACTAAGTCTGACACTAGCaaaagtgtgtgtctgagatGGACAATCATacctgcagcagctgctgttgtAATCTGACTAGCTGTTGACTCtctttcagttcagtttctAGTTGAGCCAGGAGCTTGTCATGGTCAGTATCAACACCAGTGTGGCCTACAGTCAACAAAGACAACATATTGTATTCTTTTACACGAGTGTTTCTCGATCATTGGTttagcaaaaacaaaattaaagctGAAGACAAATATCCAATTCTTGATATAGTCTTCTCAAAAAGGCACAACTCATCAAAGCAGCACTTTAAATATTGGTTAACCTGGGTGTTTACCTTCAGATGGGCCACCACCCAGTCTCCTCTGCACCTGTCTCCAACACTGAACCACACCTCCTGTTACATGGTCACCAAGCGCTACCTCAGCTTGATCAAGCCTGTTGTCTTCAGCTTGGGCCTCATCCTGAACATCCGCACCGTCTGACAGGGTCTTCAAAAAAAAGGTTAGGCTTATTTGTTATGTTGAATGCTTAATTTTGGATTCAGCACTATAACTTAAAGATTGAAAGTTAACTCTTCACCTTAGAAACAGTACTTGAGAAAACAATAACACACGTAACTTTAGTAGCCGTTTTGACGGCTTTACACAATCTTCCTCAGCAGGTGGagtttccattttttttctctacacTTTAAGGACGTCTCAGCCATGGTGGCTTAAAAGTTCAAGGAATGAAatccagaacagctactaaaaTGGACCTTTTATTAGGCAAACTCTGCTTTAACTCCTTAACCAACTCTGCAGCAGCAACATCTGCTGAGGAAGACCATTTGGAAACAATAGAAAGCTCCGGGACAGCTACATAGACCATGTAGTGAGGTTGTTGTTAATACTTTAGGTTCACTTAATATTTAATGAATGTCGCTTGGGCTCAATGACCAATGCTATTTATTGATCAACACCGGCCTTAGTCAAAGAGCTCTCTACTTTTACTCACATGCTCCATGTCGACTCTGAGTGCATGAAGTAAAGTGGCGATGCTGTGGCGCAGCTTCATCGCCTCCCTGAGCTCTGCTTCTCTGCGCTCCAACATCAGACGCAGTGTTTCCTCTTCTCGTCTACAAGGTGGAGAGAGCAAGTGAGGATAAGAAAGGGGAGGTGGCGAATGCATTTAAAGGCTGTAATCAAAAAGTGATGACAATAACAACTTACTTTGCAGTAGACCTGAATGATTTGATTGGCTGTTCTCTTTTGTCTCGACCTCCAGGCTTAAGGTTCAACACCTCTATGGCTGGATAGAAAAATGCAAGATAGTAAATATTTGCGTGGTTTCAGTAAACATGCTATATATAAGCAAACATCTGTGGGTAAAATATTCTGTCAATGTAACTGTAACAGGACTGAGTGAGTCTCACAGGGTCCTTTGATATTGTGTCGGTCAGTCAGCTGAGACACCCGCTCCTTCAGTCTGTTGGTGTGCTGCTCTCGACGCCTCATCTCCACCTCCTGCTGGTTACACCGCAGCTGCAGACGAGTGCACTGACGAGAGGGTAGATATGATTTTGAGGAAGGGGAATAGTGTATTCAGATAGTAACATATTGCACTTGGTCTGTCACACATGCAACTTACTTTGGCCCGTTCATATCTCAGCATGTCCTGAAGCCTGGCCACGTGCTCATCCATCTCCTTTAGTTGTTCCTACAAAGTAGAGGTTTAGTTCCACCCCCCCAGAATTAAAAGCATTCATCCATTTCATTCACTTCGTTTTGACCCACTCTGAGGGAGTCTCCTTGTTCTCTGTGCTCCTCTCTGTCGGCCCACCAGGAGGCGCTGTGGGAGAGCTCATTCAGAGGGCTGGGGCTAGGATCCCTCAGCAGAAAGGAGTCTTTGATAGACAAGAGAAGCAGGCGGACATGTAGGTGGTGGTGTGGATTGGATTGTTTATCCAGCATGGTTTAAAGCTTTTGGCTCATGTTTCTATATTTCAGGTAAAAGGTGACAGTATTACCTGAGGACTCTGAGCGTTTTCCAAGTCTCTTCTGGCTAAACCTGGAAGCCATCTGGATGCCATAGTCACATATTGGCAACAAGGGGACATTTTACTCACATGTAATTGTAACTGGTATGCACCAAAACAGGATCAAGACAATATGTACAcatacttaaaggacaaatatATAACTGTAGTAACAATGGATCAGTATACATGTTTATGTAGTGCCTTACCTGAGCAGAAAAGTAAACCTTCCTTAGACAGATGCTGCCATTTTTATTTCCAGCTGATGGCACTTCTGCTAATTACCACAAACAAAGGGCTGGATGGAAGCTTCAGGATCTGAAATGATTCAGTTCAACTGCTTCCTACCAAACTTCAACTTGTGCACACTGTTTGAAAGTATTAactactttttttatattataaggAGGTGAAGGTGTTGTAAATCACATTCAAAGAAATGTCCATGATGGGAGGAGTAAACTTGATAATCCCCAGATTTACACGCTCAGCAGGTTTAGCtcagcatttatttttttttaaatcttctcTATGGAGTAGAAACTGATTTAGGTCCCAAAATCTACATCACGTTAGCGTATGGTGAAATCAATTGAATTTCATTGAAATCAAATGTATTTTAACATGGTATTGGATTTTGTTTTCAAGACCATAAGTGGAGCAAACACAGCAGGATTTTTGCTTTTCCCCCTGAAAATATATCACAAATATTAATAAACCAGTCTTAGAAATCTTCCAGGACTCTGTCTGTATATGAAACATACAACCTCGACGTTGATACACTGTGATTCTTGGGAGTTAACAGTGAGTTGTTGGTACTGCCTGTCTAGTGTTATCCTGTACATTTATGACAGTGTGGCCAGATGTCCACCATAGTCATTATTTGACCAGGCAAATGTAGTCCAGCAGTCCACCGGACAACAAAACAACCACCACGTTCACTTTACTATGAGCAGATTCGGGtgaccaaacaaacaaacaaaaaaaacaaaagtgatactttaaaaatattgatatCCAAAAATCACATACAGCAATTAGTCAGTGTCCGAAAAAgtagtttaatttttaaaaggTTGCCCACAGTAGCAAAGTTAAGAAAGATACAGGCTAACTGTAGTAAAGGTTTTGGTTGATTGGAATATGATTCCAGTGtggaaaattattattaaagtcATTGCAGCatgattcattcaatacagaaaatattttgaAAGTTTTGAACAGATATATTAACATTTGCTGTTTGGCCGTTTGTGTATTTAAAGTGATTTACATTAAAGGTTTTACCAGGTTTCACTA contains these protein-coding regions:
- the LOC116042579 gene encoding uncharacterized protein LOC116042579 isoform X5 translates to MISTQQHEAAEQSCLTKQDPDTHKKHTEATDVYLNGTGKAFEEQEGTTVTNPNNDSQPEGLSVHADNDATKSGKGKDEMTAEECSRSPSQTCTDQLEVFLPISEEGDGSALEEQLVAEDNSQCNLEKNQETSREEPSNVYMADVKEITKDAAVGLPAKKKRRMGMCGLTERERSHFLQTQKRENGQNGPERAEKQICNDTADLVAQEKIVSSTPLSYSVSIPVGSVTEQSEAEIKLQSSHCGEDDRAETEVHIAVPISDETGTVCDPGCSKGKSCEVEGGIVPDPEQTGDTKSDPPAEEELLGNQEQQELEGRTAEIVAEKPQEQIKDGEDGSALVDQSPAFTFDSNPTQNEETENRDAIKAALLQVNSATRAKDEKKEADAGDSDGPKADTSTTDTRSAEFNAVELCEAAVTPSGSERKDSGDCDDKPEAPQTRDTADPFGSGYLDYVSDSQLNTIVLTEVMEKEEDLGSADCHEDATDLICGLIRELSSLNRKVMATHRELENLRRGSKASRSSIR